AACGCCGCCCGGCGCCGGCGAACGGATGGCGGTCATCCTCAACGGGCTCGGCTCCACCAAGCACGAGGAGCTCTTCGTTCTCTGGGGCACCGTGGCGCCGCTGCTCCGCGCCGCAGGGTACACCCTGGTGATGCCCGAAGTCGGGGAACTCGTCACCAGCCTCGACATGGCCGGGGTATCGCTCACTGTCACCTGGCTGGACGAGGAACTGGAACCGCTGTGGCTTGCCCCGGCGGAAACACCCGCCTACCGCCGTGGCAACGCGGTCCGGGAGGCCGGCACCGTGGCGGCCGGAGGAACGTCCGACGACGATGCGGCTTCTGCCCCGTTTGTTGCCACCGACGCCTCCCGGCAGTTTGCCGCCGCGGGCTTTGCCGCGCTGGAAGCCACGCAGTCCCTCCTGCACGACGCAGAGGAGCGGCTCGGCAGGATGGACGCCATTGCCGGAGACGGTGACCACGGGCGCGGCATGGTGCGCGGGATCGACGCCGCTGCCGCGGCTGCATCCGCTGCCCTCGGGCAGGGCGCCGGAGCGGGCGATGTGCTGGCAGCCGCCGGTGATGCCTGGGCCGACAAGGCGGGCGGAACGTCCGGCGTCCTGTGGGGAGCCGGATTGCGGGCTTTTGGCGAATCCCTGGGAAACAGTTCAGCGCCGGAACCCGGGCAGCTGGCAGCGGCGGTCAGGGCATTCGCGGACCGGATCGTGCAGCTGGGGAAGGCGGAGGCAGGCGACAAGACCATGGTGGACGCGTTGCTGCCGTTCGCCTCTTCCTTCGCCGGGCTGGTGGCAGCAGGCGTGGAACCGGGCCGGGCGTGGGAGGACGCGGCCCGCGCCGCGACGGCGGCCGCCGAGGCGACAGCCGGCCTGCTGCCGCTCAAGGGCCGCGCCCGCCCTTTGGCGGAAAAGAGCCTGGGTGCACCGGATCCCGGAGCAACCTCGCTGGCCATGATCTTCACCGTCATGGGCCCGCACCTCACCGCCGCCGTATCCAGCGAATCTGTGGGAGCACGGCAATGAATACTGAAGGACGAACCATGGGACTGAGACTTGTTGTAGGCGCGGACGAAGCGGGAGTCGACTACAAGGACAAGGTCCTTGAGGACCTCCGGCAGGATCCCAGGGTCAGTGAAGTGATCGACATTGGCGTCAACCGGTCCGATGCTCCGAATGACTTCACCAGGCCGTATCCGTACGTGGGAATCGCGGCGGGCGAAATGATCAGGGATGGCGTCGCGGACCGGGCCATCCTCTTCTGCGGCACCGGAATCGGCGTGGCCATCGCGGCGAACAAGGTGGAAGGAATCAGGGCCACCGCCGCCCACGATTCCTTCTCCGTGGAACGCTCCATCCTGTCCAACGACTGCCAGGTCCTCACCATGGGCCAGCGCGTGGTGGGCATCGAACTCGCCCGCCGGCTGGCCAAAGAGTGGATCGGTTACACCTTCGATCCGGCCTCCGCGTCTGCGGGAAAGGTCAAGGTCCTCACGGACTTCGAGGCCTGCTAAGCCCTGCCCTGCTGCAGGAAACAGGCCACGATGGTGATCAGGGCGGCAATCGACAGTAAAGTTTAGAGGGCCCGCACCAGCGGGCAACGCCAAAGGCAGGAGCCAGGATGGGCCGCAGGACACTCGTTGACGATCTCGTCGACGGCCTGCTTGACGACATCCTGGCGGGCAAGCTGAAACCGCACGATGCCATCCCTCCCGAAGGGGACATAGCAAAGGCCTACGACGTCAGCAGGCTCACGGTCCGCGAGGCCCTCAAGGCGCTGAGGGCGCAGAACATCCTTTACGTCAAGGCGGGGCGCGGAACCTTCGTGAACCCGTCGGACAACTGGACCGGGCTGGACGCGATCTTCAAGGCCGCCTCGCATGGAAACGGCGCGGACCAGGTGTCGGTGGGGCTGATCGAAATGCGGCGCATGGTGGAAACAGGTGCGGCGTCCCTGGCGGCCAAGCGCCATACTCCCGAGCATGCCCGGCAAATGGCGCAGTGCATCGCGGATATGAAGCGCTTCCAGGAGGCCGGGGACCTGGACCGCTTCGTCGAAGCCGATATCGCGTTCCACGATGCTGTGCTCAGGGCCTCCGGGAATCCCTTCGTGCGGGCCCTCTTCGCGCAGTTGGGACAACTGCTCTACATGACCCGGCGCGAGACCTCGGCCGTGCCCGAGATCCAGCTTCATGCGATTGAGTACCACCAGAAGGTCATGGAGAGCATCGTCAGTGGTGACGCCGAACTTTCCCGCCGGGTCATGGATGACCATATGGAGCAGACGTACCGCGATTACGAGCGCTACGTCCAGCACCCCGAACCGCAGGGCTAGGTCGCTGGCGCCCCCGCCCCGGCGATGCGCCATCCCCGGTGGGCGGCGCCCCTTTCCACTCGGCTTGACGTAATCCGGATCACCCTTCTATGATCTTTCTCATGTTGCTTCGTCAGATGTCAGACATCAGACCCAATGGGCAGCAGAAGGAATATCCCCATTTCCCTCGGACGCGCCGCCCCCAACGCGCCGCGTCCGCCAGATAGAAGGTCGACGATGACTTCACTCTCCATGCCGTCCGCAGGACTGGGCGAACTCGGCGAGCGCACGCTCCGCAAGGTCCGCCGCCGCGTCATGCCGCTGATTGTCCTGCTTTACTTCATTGCCTACCTTGACCGCAATAACGTAGGTTTCGCCAAACTCACCATGAGCGAGGACATCGGCCTCACCGCCGCTGCCTACGGCCTTGGCGCCGGCATCTTCTTCCTCGGCTACGCACTGCTGGAAGTTCCCAGCAATGCTGGAATGTACCGCTTCGGCGCCCGCAAGTGGCTGGCCAGGATCCTTATCACGTGGGGCATCTTTGCCACCGCCATGGCGCTGGTCAACGGCGAAAGCACCTACTACATCATCCGCTTCCTGCTGGGTGCAGCCGAGGCCGGGTTCTTCCCCGCGATCCTCTTCTACCTGACCCTGTGGTTCCCCGCCGCCCAGCGCGTCACCGTCCTGGGAATCTTCATCCTGGCCCAGCCCATTTCCAACGCACTCGGCGCCCCGGTCTCCGGCCTGCTGCTGCAGATGGACGGCATCATGGGACTCCACGGCTGGCAGTGGCTCTACATCATCGAGGGCATCCCCGCCATTCTGCTTGGCCTGCTGACCCCGATGCTGATGACCGACCGTCCCCGTGACGCCAAATGGCTCAACACTGAAGAACGCGAATGGCTCGCCACCACCATGGACGCCGAGCTTGCCGCCAAATCCAAGGTCGGCAGCCACAACTTCCTGGCCGGCCTCAAGGACAAGCGCACGCTGACCTACTCGGCCCTGTACTTCGGCCTGGTCTGCGGCATCTACGGCCTCGGCCTCTGGATGCCCACCATCGTGGCCGCCCTTGGCAAGTTCTCCACCACCGAGGTGGGCTTCATTGTCCTCATTCCCTACTCCATTGCCGCAGTCTTTGTGTACTTCTGGAGCCGGCGGGCGGACCGCACGGGCAAGCGCGCCTGGCACTCCTCCGTCAGCATGGTGCTGGCCGGCATGGGCCTGCTGGCCGCGGGCTACCTGCTCCCGGTCAACCCCATCCTTGCCCTCATCGCCCTGACCGCTGCGGCGATGGGCATCTACGGCGCTATTGCACCGTTCCTGTCCATGCCGTCCGCCGCGCTCACCGGAGCAGCTGCTGCCTCCGGACTGGCGCTGGTGAACTCCCTTGGCAACCTCGGCGGCTTTGTGGCCCCGTACGCCGTGGGCCTGCTCAAGGACGCCACCGGCAACAACCAGAGCGGCCTGCTCTTCCTGTCCTTCTGCCTGTGCGTCACGGCAGTGGCCACGTACTTCTACGCCCGGAAGCGGCCTGAGGGCGACGCCGCCCTGGACCCCGCAGTTGCCGCTGCGGCAGAAGTCAACGCAGCCAAAGTCTCCTGACCCCGAACCCTGACGAAAGATACACCTGTGACAACCACCCCATTTCCCGCTGAACGAACCGTCGTACTGACCGGGGCTGCCTCTGCCCGCGGCATCGGCCGGGCCACGGCGGACCTGATGGCCAGCGAGGGCTGGTCCATCGCGATCCTCGACATCAACGCCGAAGATGCCAAAGACGCGGCTGCGGAGATCGGATCCAACCGTGCAGTGAAGGCCATTGGAGTCGGCGCGGATGTTTCCGACGCGGCCTCCGTGGACCGGGCCATTAGCGAAATCGAAGACTCGCTGCCGCCGATCGTTGCCCTCGCCAACCTTGCCGGCATCAGCTCGCCCACAACCTTCATGGAAACCAGCGTGGAGGAGTGGGACAAGGTATTCGCGATCAACATGCGCGGAACGTTTATCGTGTCCCAACGAGTCCTCAAGGGAATGATTGAGCGCAAGCTTGGACGCATCGTGAGCATTTCCTCGATTTCCGCCCAGCGCGGCGGCGGCACCTACTCCAAGGTGGCCTACAGCGCCTCCAAGGCCGGAATCATCGGCTTCACCAGGGCCCTTGCCCGTGAAGTGGGGGAGTTCGGCGTTACCGTCAATGCGATCGCACCGGGTCCCATCGACACAGACATCATGGGCGGCACCCTCACCGAGGAACGCAAGGCCCAGATGTCCGAGGGCATCATGATGGGAAGGGTGGGTACCCGCGAGGAAGTGGCCGCCCTCATTTCCTTCCTGCTCGGGAAGGACGCTGGCTACATCACCGCAGCGACCTACGACATCAACGGCGGCCTGCAGGTCAGCTGACCGCACAACCGTGATTCACGGCAGCAGCGCCCCGGCGGGTTCCGTCCGGTGCGCTGCTGCCGTTCCCGTGCGTGGGCACCGGAGGGCTGGGCTTCCCGGTTGCCTGTTTCCTACACTGGGGTGATGATCACAGTCACCGGAAGTGTGGAAACCAAACTGTCCGCTGAGAAGGCCTTTGCCTTCCTGAGCGCGTTCGAGAACACCAGTGAGTGGGACCCCAACACTCCGGTGATGGAAAAACTGACGCCCGGCCCGGTTGCGGTGGGGCACCGGTACCACGCCGAGTCCGAATTCCGTGGCAAGCGCCAGTCACTGGAGTACGAGGTCATCGAGCTGACGGAGAACCACATCAAGCTCCGTGGCGAGAACAAATCCGTCACGGCCTTCGACTCCATTGACGTGAGTCCCGCCGCCCAGGGGTCTGTAGTGAAATACACCGCGGAGTTCAGCATCAAAGGGCCTGCCAAAATCGTCCAGCCGCTCCTGAAGCCTGCCTTTATGTCCCTGCGGGACCCGGCGCTGAACGGGATACGGGACACGCTCAACGCCTTGGCCGCCGCCTAGGCTTACACCGTTACACCGTTACGCCGTCAGCCGGCGGCCTTCGCAGACTCACCAAACACTGTGACATTCCCGGTGCGCGGGCATGCGTCTGTCATGGTGGACACATTATGACTATCCCGCGGGTAGGCTGGGATTACCGTTCGGCAGTGAGCGGCCAAGGCGTTCTTTAATGGACTACATGGCCTTTGTGCTGTTCGGGAGGGGGAAGCAGTGGCTCACGCCGAAGCCGCGAATGACGAGGTTTTCACTGACGTCGCGCTGCATCTTCAGGACCTGGTGCTGGACAGCCCCGATGTTGACCAGTTCCTTCAGGACCTGGCCAGCTATGCCGCGGGACGGTTCAGCAGCCCTGGCCGGGAAATTTTCTGCGGAGTCGCCGTCGAAAGGCACAAGAAGGCCACGGCCATCGCCGGCAGCGATCCCTGCATCCGCATCCTCGACCAGTTCCAGGACAAGGACGGCGACGGTCCAGGCGTCACCGCCATGCGCACCTCGGACACGGTCCTGGTCGCCGATGTGAGCCAGGAAAAGCGGTGGCCCGCGTATGCGAGTGCCCTTTCCAGGGAGGGACTGTCCTCCGCAGTGAGCGTTCCGCTCGCGCTGGGCGAAGACATCCGTGGGGCACTCAGCCTGTACTGCGGGCAGCTGCAGGCATTCAGCAGCGAAGACATTGCCGCTGCCCGGGCCTTCTCCGGCCAGGTTTCAAAAAGCCTGCGGCTGGCCCTGCGGATCGGCAAGTTGCAGGACACCAGGGACAGCATGAGCGA
The Arthrobacter sp. PGP41 genome window above contains:
- a CDS encoding RpiB/LacA/LacB family sugar-phosphate isomerase, whose translation is MNTEGRTMGLRLVVGADEAGVDYKDKVLEDLRQDPRVSEVIDIGVNRSDAPNDFTRPYPYVGIAAGEMIRDGVADRAILFCGTGIGVAIAANKVEGIRATAAHDSFSVERSILSNDCQVLTMGQRVVGIELARRLAKEWIGYTFDPASASAGKVKVLTDFEAC
- a CDS encoding GAF and ANTAR domain-containing protein encodes the protein MAHAEAANDEVFTDVALHLQDLVLDSPDVDQFLQDLASYAAGRFSSPGREIFCGVAVERHKKATAIAGSDPCIRILDQFQDKDGDGPGVTAMRTSDTVLVADVSQEKRWPAYASALSREGLSSAVSVPLALGEDIRGALSLYCGQLQAFSSEDIAAARAFSGQVSKSLRLALRIGKLQDTRDSMSEAMKSRTVIDLATGAIMAQSHCSQHQAFSVLLQASNTRNMKLKDVAATVVASIPGSSGISTYFDE
- a CDS encoding dihydroxyacetone kinase family protein, whose translation is MTKIFNDPSEFAEEALAGFCDVHGDLVRQVPGGAVRRFRPPQPKVAVLAGGGSGHYPAFAGIIGPGFADGAVVGNIFTSPSAQQAYAVAKAAESGAGVVFTYGNYAGDVMNFGMASERLAAEGIAVENVLVTDDIASAPPSESAKRRGIAGDFTVFKVMGAAAEAGADLAEVARLGRKANDRTRTIGSAFSGCTFPGAESPLFSLPDGQMGLGLGIHGEPGLFDTALPSAKELGRELVARVLAETPPGAGERMAVILNGLGSTKHEELFVLWGTVAPLLRAAGYTLVMPEVGELVTSLDMAGVSLTVTWLDEELEPLWLAPAETPAYRRGNAVREAGTVAAGGTSDDDAASAPFVATDASRQFAAAGFAALEATQSLLHDAEERLGRMDAIAGDGDHGRGMVRGIDAAAAAASAALGQGAGAGDVLAAAGDAWADKAGGTSGVLWGAGLRAFGESLGNSSAPEPGQLAAAVRAFADRIVQLGKAEAGDKTMVDALLPFASSFAGLVAAGVEPGRAWEDAARAATAAAEATAGLLPLKGRARPLAEKSLGAPDPGATSLAMIFTVMGPHLTAAVSSESVGARQ
- a CDS encoding SRPBCC family protein: MITVTGSVETKLSAEKAFAFLSAFENTSEWDPNTPVMEKLTPGPVAVGHRYHAESEFRGKRQSLEYEVIELTENHIKLRGENKSVTAFDSIDVSPAAQGSVVKYTAEFSIKGPAKIVQPLLKPAFMSLRDPALNGIRDTLNALAAA
- a CDS encoding MFS transporter yields the protein MTSLSMPSAGLGELGERTLRKVRRRVMPLIVLLYFIAYLDRNNVGFAKLTMSEDIGLTAAAYGLGAGIFFLGYALLEVPSNAGMYRFGARKWLARILITWGIFATAMALVNGESTYYIIRFLLGAAEAGFFPAILFYLTLWFPAAQRVTVLGIFILAQPISNALGAPVSGLLLQMDGIMGLHGWQWLYIIEGIPAILLGLLTPMLMTDRPRDAKWLNTEEREWLATTMDAELAAKSKVGSHNFLAGLKDKRTLTYSALYFGLVCGIYGLGLWMPTIVAALGKFSTTEVGFIVLIPYSIAAVFVYFWSRRADRTGKRAWHSSVSMVLAGMGLLAAGYLLPVNPILALIALTAAAMGIYGAIAPFLSMPSAALTGAAAASGLALVNSLGNLGGFVAPYAVGLLKDATGNNQSGLLFLSFCLCVTAVATYFYARKRPEGDAALDPAVAAAAEVNAAKVS
- a CDS encoding SDR family NAD(P)-dependent oxidoreductase → MTTTPFPAERTVVLTGAASARGIGRATADLMASEGWSIAILDINAEDAKDAAAEIGSNRAVKAIGVGADVSDAASVDRAISEIEDSLPPIVALANLAGISSPTTFMETSVEEWDKVFAINMRGTFIVSQRVLKGMIERKLGRIVSISSISAQRGGGTYSKVAYSASKAGIIGFTRALAREVGEFGVTVNAIAPGPIDTDIMGGTLTEERKAQMSEGIMMGRVGTREEVAALISFLLGKDAGYITAATYDINGGLQVS
- a CDS encoding FadR/GntR family transcriptional regulator yields the protein MGRRTLVDDLVDGLLDDILAGKLKPHDAIPPEGDIAKAYDVSRLTVREALKALRAQNILYVKAGRGTFVNPSDNWTGLDAIFKAASHGNGADQVSVGLIEMRRMVETGAASLAAKRHTPEHARQMAQCIADMKRFQEAGDLDRFVEADIAFHDAVLRASGNPFVRALFAQLGQLLYMTRRETSAVPEIQLHAIEYHQKVMESIVSGDAELSRRVMDDHMEQTYRDYERYVQHPEPQG